The genome window TCCGAATAGATCGCGTTGCCGGGGTTCAGCTTCATCAGCGATTTGGCCGTCACCGACTTGCCCGACCCGCTTTCCCCGACCAGCCCCATAACCTCGCCGGGTTCCAGGCTGAAAGAGACATTGTCCACCGCCGTGATGACCCCCTCATCCGTGCGGAATTGCAGCGTCAGGTTTTCGACATCCAGAAGGCTCATCAGTGGCTATCCGAGTAAGGGTCGGCAGCGTCACGCAGCCCGTCGCCAACAAAGACGAAAGCCATGACGAGGGCGACGAAGAAAATCACCGGGATGAAATACCACTGATAGTTCAGCAGAACATCGGCCGAGGTTGCCTTTTGCAACATCACGCCAAGGCTGCTGACCGGGTCTTTCAGCCCTAGGCCAATGAAGGACAGCGCCGTTTCGCTCAGCACCATATAGGGGAAACTGATGACCAGATCGACGATGATATAGCTGGTGAAACTGGGCAGCAGGTGGCGGCGGATCACATGGCCGGGCTTGGCCCCGCACAGCTGCGCCGCCAGCACATACTCCTGATTGCGTTCGGTCAGCATATGGGTGCGAACGCGGCGTGCAAGCGTGGGCCATCCGACCAACCCCAGAATGATCGAGATGATGAAGAACCGCCCCTCGGAACTTAGCCCCGGACCAAGCTCGACAAGTGTCCAGTCGCCGATACCTATGCGCGATCCTTCCGCTGCAATGATCGCGGATATCGCCATGAACAGCGGGATCACCGGCACCACGCGTACCGCATCGGTCACCATCTGGATGATCGAGTCGATCCAGCCTCCGTAATATCCGGCGACCCCCCCGATAATCAGCGCCAGAACGAAGGCGATCACCACGCCGATGGTG of Paracoccaceae bacterium contains these proteins:
- a CDS encoding ABC transporter permease subunit, which codes for MTDTTAQSPAPQDDQKSKEAYFTASQRQLIWARFKKQRAAMIAAMVLIVLILSGLFAPFLSPYDPTIAGRDKDYTNGAPQMPQFCDSNGCSLRPFIHAVTRERSMATNFRWVTKVDEDTRLPMQFFVRGDRYKLFGFVPGNIHLFGVEGGKIHLFGTDEDGQDIFSRTLHAVWTSMQVGTIGVVIAFVLALIIGGVAGYYGGWIDSIIQMVTDAVRVVPVIPLFMAISAIIAAEGSRIGIGDWTLVELGPGLSSEGRFFIISIILGLVGWPTLARRVRTHMLTERNQEYVLAAQLCGAKPGHVIRRHLLPSFTSYIIVDLVISFPYMVLSETALSFIGLGLKDPVSSLGVMLQKATSADVLLNYQWYFIPVIFFVALVMAFVFVGDGLRDAADPYSDSH